One segment of Candidatus Binatus sp. DNA contains the following:
- a CDS encoding cupin domain-containing protein — MNRARKPVHIEPKGWGREVWIANNPLYCGKILEIKKGKRCSLHYHKLKTESFYLRAGRLMVRIKESPEAVEVEEFELGPGDCMDIAPGLVHQMVALEDAELFEFSTQHFNSDSHRIAKGD; from the coding sequence ATGAATAGAGCGCGCAAGCCCGTTCATATCGAGCCCAAGGGCTGGGGCAGGGAAGTATGGATTGCCAACAATCCGCTCTATTGCGGCAAAATTCTGGAAATCAAGAAGGGTAAGCGCTGCTCGCTTCATTACCACAAGCTCAAGACCGAATCGTTTTACCTCCGCGCAGGCCGTCTTATGGTTCGAATCAAGGAATCGCCTGAGGCCGTGGAAGTCGAAGAGTTCGAGTTAGGCCCCGGAGACTGCATGGACATAGCTCCCGGCCTGGTCCATCAGATGGTTGCGCTGGAAGACGCGGAACTGTTCGAATTCTCAACCCAGCACTTCAATAGCGATTCGCACCGGATCGCCAAAGGTGACTGA